The region CAGAGTGAAACTACCCCTGCACTGTTTTATTCTCAGCATATCTGattattgtttttcaaacaaGGGTAAAAGAAGGGATCAATCAATCAGGCTTCATGACTGAAAGGGTTGACTGAAACTTCTCCTCTTCAGTGCCtgatcatttctttgttttttgtttatttttattttctttagatATATGATTAAATTCCCAAAAGCAGTCTTAAATAACAATACTGCATTCATCATTTCTCTATGACCTTAAGGAAACAGTATTTTTTGAAGTGtaagcagacattttttttttttaccgttttGTTGCTGTCTTTTGAAAAAACTTGAAACCCCACATTTGGTGATTTTGCATCATTCAGATGCTCTTGGGTATTGGGTGGTCCTGTCATCATCGAGATAATTACCAtactaaataaacattttaaacagtttcCACAAACCTAAAAACAGGGCTGAAATGGAGACAGGGCAGTAAGAATTTGTAGTTTGGTCTTTTTCACACCATGTGTAACTGAAACATCTACAAGCCTTCTTTAGTACCCTACATGTCTGTATTTCCTATTCTGATTCGGTTGGATATCCTAAATTCAAACAATCATTGTTAACATAATTCAGAGAAGTCCCTTTTGATTGTCATGCGGTTTAAAAATACTGATAATCTTTTTTGTGGAGGCCTTATTAAGTGGCTTAAATCTATGCGCAAATATGCCTTTTTAATTAGGCTACTATTATTACATCTTTACTATTTAGTTACTACTAATAACAGGATGAAGGAGGTGCTCAGAATTATTTAAAGTAGCCAATTAATTGGCGTCTTTTTGGGCTGTGGTTGGTTTCACTTTAGTATGAAGGCTTTCATTTCACATTTGTCATTGGATTGGTCTTTTTcatacttttgaaaaaaattcactgctgataatatgtctgTTCTCTTGCCTAGATTCACATGTAATAATGCTTGATACCACTtgtgttttccattttaatATAGCCTAAGGCGAAAGCTAGCGGCCAAGTCCGACGGCAGCAAAATCCGTACACCAACATATCTCGTACTgtatcattttctgtctttttgtatAACCCCGTTTCAAAAATTGAcgattgaaataaaaacattgtctCTTTTATAGGCGGTGAATTTTTTAACAAGCTTTCCGGGATTATCAGCAGaattttttttctggtgttCCATCGAATAATGCTACCTATTAAAATGTGAGCTCTGCGCTTCTAATGCGCATGAGCAGATCCACAGCTCTGGGCACCTGTCATCACGCCACTTCATGCAAACTTCTCCTGAAATCTTATTTAATGGTTTTGTAACTGAGAACCAAAACCTGCCCAGAAATCCAGTACATGTCTTTACAGCCACTGATTACTgccttgtgattttattttattgttttgaacGAACAAACATGTAAACGTGTTAAATAACTTGTGCAGGttctttttcattgtattttcttttagggtatgaattattttttttcttggagaTGGTATCAATCCAACAATAATATTCATCGTTTTCCTATTTGACAAACTTAAATGTGCAGAAGTCAGGTTTGTTATTTGGTTTATCGTCGTTTGGATCATTCATTTGAGGGCACAATAACTTAAATTGACCGTGTTGCAGAATCTGTAGAGTCTTTCAAAAATGTGGAACCATATAGCATTGATTTCTTTGACCATGTTTTTAATGGACGTGTGACAGGGAGAGAGTTTCTAACTAATTTGTGTGAGGGTGGATTTGTAAACTTAACCTTATTTGTGTATTTGGAGGCCTATCATTAAATCAGAGATGCTTCCTTTACCTACAAATAATATTTATATCCTTTTCTACCCGAGTTCTGCATTACTGTTGAAGGGTGGTGTGGTTTTTATTTGGACTTTGTTCTGTGTAGTCTCGGcatgtttcttgatattgttattCCTAACAATGAAATTcccaaaaggaaacaaacagtcaTGCTTAGTTCGAGTTTACCTGCTGTTTCATTGCTCAATCTGGCTCAGTGTTACTAAAAAACAGGACATCTGCTTATGACAATAATAGTACTGCTGTGGAGCATTAGTTGCTGCAGGATGTCCTTCAGACTGAGGTTCAGACTAACCATGCTTTGACAGATTTCACAGAAAGTATCTCTTGTCTGCTTATTGAAAACGACCTGAAAGGCAGAAGTGTTTTAATCAGCACTCCTACTCTTTACAAACACCATTTGCCTCCATTCTCACCCATGCTGTACGTGTATTCTCAAAGTACCGAGGTGGGTTTCTTGTTCTTTGAGTTTCAAggatttttttccttcacttGGTCTGGCATCAAaaacttcacttttattttacagtctcccccccccccccccccctctggtaTGGCAGTTATGTAGCATGTAACCTTCATGAGAAACTCGCTGTATTTCTATCTATACATCTATTTTTGCCCTTTCTGTCTTCTTCAGAATGTCATCAACATGCTGACTTTGTAATAAAGgaattatttgactttttgaaCTTTTCTACATTCCTGCTCATAACAATGTTCAGCCCATAATCGCGTTTCCTTACATGATAAGTTTGGTTGTATTTGTTTACACACTTACACGTAGTAATGGGGAATTTGCCGTTCTGTGAGAAGCTTTAACTCATTAACTATAATCCTTTACATGGCTTCTGCCCAGGGGCTAGTCCAGACTTTTTCAACGGGGGTGGCCCAAAAGGGGCCcagacttatgcaggggtggtatgaagtttgtgtgcacaaacaaacaaatgaatagCATGTCCTATGTCTTGTCtcttaactttaaaatgtgacacaatAGAGCAGCAACGTAAGGGTCTTCTTAACTTAAGTCTTTAGGTACTCATAAATAAGATGCATTGataaaagtcacaatttaagAACTAGATTTAAAGGGGGGGCCATggcacccctctggacacgacCCTGCTTGTCATTTCACACAGCACAGAGGATTACTGTACACTTGTGATGTTTTCTAATATACCTTTATCTACTGTCAGCCTTAAAGAACTATTCCATCCAGCGAGacattttaagttaaaaatcttTTATTGCGGGTTGAATACAAAGCAGATAGGAACAAAATAATtagaagaaaagaagcaaaacatGTTCACATTGATACATAACCAAAACATTCGTTCGATGTTATGCATATCTAAGGCACTTTTTAAATCTAGTTTATTCGTCGGAAAGCAGCATTAAGAACCAGAAATTTGCTCCCAGAGTTACCAAACAATCAAAAGCTTGAAAAGTGAAAGAACAATTCCATTttacacagaagaagaaactgaagtGATGTTTGTGACGTGGTGGAAATGTTATAACACAGACCAAAACATGTGGTACAGTAACAAATGAGATGCATGATATtatgaaggagagggagagactttTCAGATAACTTTCGTCCAATTAAGCCGGTTTATGcacatcattttatttgaccAAGCAGATGACACAGACAAGTTTCTCATGGGCTCCCTCAGCCCGTCCCATTTAAAGAGACGTTATAACATGTTGCAATGATCCCAAACAGATGTAATTGTGCCCTGTTGTGATAGAGCCCAGGGCTGCAAGTGTTTACACATATGTAGTTCATTTCTTTTAAGTGGAGCATTTAAACTTAACCGAACACAGACCATATCAATCTCTTAATCTGCATTGGCACTTTAATGCGCAGTGTAAATGAGCTAAACATAATCTGTATGTTTGGAATGTGTTTCCAAGAGGTTTGCTCCAATTTGCACTACAACACATATTCTGCCCCTTAGTCCACAGTGCAGCGAGTGCTCCTATACAAATCCCcaacatgtacaaaaaaaatgcgCTGGGCAAGGCAGTAgaactgtaaaaagaaaaaaaaaacaacaacacagagggCTGAGAACTGAGGTGTTTGCACAAAATAATGGAACCAAAATGAATTACAATTGGAAAGAGAACAACATGTCCATTTGATGTCTGTAGAAAAACTCCAGCTCCCCCCTCCCTGCCCGTCCAAAACCCGTTGGAAGACGAGGAATCTTTTGACACATCTGGCTCAGTCCGAGTCTTCGTCGTCCAAATACTCCTCGGCGTTGCTCTGTGTGCGGGTGATGTCTGAGTCAAAAGAAATGGACAGTTAACAACACAAGTATTACAATATGCCACTGCTCATATATATAACCCCAAAACACGTGTACTGTAAAATGTGGATTTCTGGCCGAACGTCTGcttcatctttaaaaatcaTACCCTGTGTAAGTTTGATTCATGATTTGAATAAAGCTTTAAGAACATTATTAATCAAGGACAAAAAGTAAAGTATGAGAGTCTTCGGTAATTTACCACGGAGATAAATTGCCTTTCTTTGGTTTTCCACTACAAACTGCTGTTGTCAACTTTGTGCTGACTCAAAAATCTTCAAACAATTATTCCATGCAATATCTAATAAATCAATGCAGTTTACAAAAGACTCTTCTGGGGAAAGAAGTTTGCAGAGGAGGACGttgaaggagaagaaaagtcCTTCTTGTCCTCCCACTGACAGTTAATCCCAGTTAAAAATACAACTTAATTCATTCTGGTTCCAGCTTTAAAGTGTGAGTGCTGCCAGGCCGCCCCCTAGTGGCAGCTGTACTTACTGCCTCCCTGCTTCTTTCTAAGAAGTGAAGCACACATGGGGTTTGTGGCCATCTCAACAGCCAGCTTGTTCTCGTTGTTCCTGATGTCTGTCCTTGGATCTGAAACAAACCAGCTCACATTGAGGAAGAGTAACTttgtaataaaatacataaaattaCAAGTTAAAAATTATTACATCcaaggacacaaaaacatccGTCTGCTGGTCATAATTTGTTCAATCTGGAACTTCTTATTTTTAAGATCTTTATTGAGTgatctgaggttttttttttctttctgaatccATGTGGACGCAGcacatttcttcttttagcAAACCAACATTAACACTCACCCTTAGCCAGCAACATCTGCACAATGTCAGAATAACCCTTCCAGCAAGCAGCGTGCAGCACTGTGTCCCCGAGTTTATTCTGAAACACAGAATATCATAATTACTGATCACACAAGACGGTCAGGGAGATTTGTGATATAACTGACATTTCAGATGATGGTTTGCAAAGGTGTTGATTCCACCTTAAACTAGAGAATTGTATTAGCGTGGAAGATTATAAGAGCAGGATAAAGGTTCATTTGTCTGTACATGTATTACTGCTGAACGCTGATCATTTATTGACTGATGTCATTTCTGCTTAATATGGTCTGTTGATCGTTTTGTGGGAAACTCTCCACTGCTGTCTTGGCCACAAATTCCTTTTAAAACAGAGTTTCTATCTCAATGGGAATATTCCTGATaacataaaggtaaaataaattaaatataatatataacaaCATTTCTCACAACTGAAATAAATGGGAATAATTGACATTCTACAAGGTGCACAAGTATGACAAATTAAACAATGGTAatgttaaatgttgtatttttttggtaAAGAAAAACTAATGTGTTTCCCCCCCATTCTCCAAACCCAACatgacctgtctctcttcgGCTTTACTGTCCAGTATTGCCCCaaataaaaaattataaaaacgTCCCAAAGCTAAGCTATAAAcacttattttgatgttttcatcttgtttgtCCAAGGGGGTTTCAGACTGTGAGGGCCATGGAAATTAATTCACTTAACACCATTCATTAAACACATGCGCAAGCCCTTTTGGGCTGTAAAAAAGCATCTGCATTTCCCATACGTAACTGCCATGTTACGTCTTCTGTCCACGAGGAAGGTCGCAATTCCTGCTCAATAATTCAAATAATGTAAATATCCTCACTGAGTTTATGTACTTTACTTCATAGGTCACACAATGAAGATCACTTTGTAGTCTCCAAAAGTGAGTCTATGATGAGTGTAGTAGTGGTTGAAATTCCCACACTCTTGTGAAATGAGATGTTTTTCTCCACGCAGTGTTGGTTCATGTCTTTGtaagtttttaaaaactcacctgTTGATCGAGCTCCACATTCGGCTGGCtaagcagcagctccaccacATCTGTTATaggaaaaagacagaacatTGATTGACAAATTGAGTGAAGATCTACATACACAGATACAAATAACATTAGAGGGAGGAACAAGAGagtaaagcagaaaaaaataaacaatgtcaGGGACCAAGGTCCTCTTATGGTTTACTTCACTTCTCATGTTAAGCAACTGTGCCTGTGTTTTTGAAATCTATTAATCAGAGTTCTGTAAACAACGCTGATAAATAACCAGTTTGAAAATTCAGTGTTTGTTAAAAGACGCTTCTTGGTTCATGTTCATATCAAAAAGTgagtttttaatgtttgcacacTGCAGGTATCGTTACCTTTATGTCCTCCATGGCATCCCCAGTAGAGGGCGGTGTTTCCAGCCTTATCCAGCCCATTGATTCCAACCTTGTTCTCCACACATTCCCTCAGCCAGCACAGGTTACcttttttaagaacaaagaTTTCAGCGTATGGggtcatacacacactgattgaACGATAACATTATCCAGGTCAAGGCtgcttgtatttgtttattcaaggaagagagagggagagagagagccgtCTTTGTAAAATTGAacgattgttgttgttgcacagaaaaacagacacgacaaaaaagaagaaaactcgTTGAATATTTCTGAATGGTAAAGAAGTTGTCACACCTCGTTTGGCTGCTTCATGCATAGGATTGTCAATAGTTTCTGCATGTTCAGccactaaaacaaaaacaaaaaaaaaacacaagtgcatTAATAAAGATTGACTTGAAGAATGAAGAATTACACAAGAAAAAGGTCTGTATTAAGTTATATTTGGTCGCTACGTACAAACTTATAACGTTGGTCTGTCATCACTGTTTACTCACCATAGTTACTTGGAATGAGTCCAGTCTTTCCTCTGCACGTCCCCTTCCACCAGTTAGAGTCAGTCTGGAAATaaccagaaacacagaaagtatTCGTTAATTTTAATCAAACGTCATAGGAGCAAATTATTTGGGGCGACAAGGTCAGAgcgaaaatgaatgaaatgcaaacacaatggaacaaagaaggaaaaaagtgCAACTGAAAGAGAGAA is a window of Labrus mixtus chromosome 5, fLabMix1.1, whole genome shotgun sequence DNA encoding:
- the ostf1 gene encoding osteoclast-stimulating factor 1, producing MSKPPPKPAKPGQVKVYRAMFNFDPRTPDELYFEEGDILYISDSTDSNWWKGTCRGKTGLIPSNYVAEHAETIDNPMHEAAKRGNLCWLRECVENKVGINGLDKAGNTALYWGCHGGHKDVVELLLSQPNVELDQQNKLGDTVLHAACWKGYSDIVQMLLAKDPRTDIRNNENKLAVEMATNPMCASLLRKKQGGNITRTQSNAEEYLDDEDSD